CAGGTGGAGAGCACGACGCACTCGGCAACGCCCGGCCTGGCCGTCAGGTTCTGGACCCACTCCGCCCGCCGCCGGTCTCCGAGCGCGAAACGTTCCCGGATGTCGATGGGAGCCGTCCGGTGGCTGAGTCCGACCGCGACGAGCGCGTCGGCGGGAGCACGCGGCGTCGTCTCGCGCATCGGGGGATCCGTGCCGTGGCGAGGTCCGGCGACCGCGACGCCGGACACCTCAGAAGGGGAGATCGTCCTCACCCGCGACGGACCGGTTGGAGAACTCCGAGAAATCCGAACGCTCCTGCCGGGGTTCCGCCGCCGAATAGCTCTCTCCGCCGCCGCCGCTGCTCCCGAGCATGATCATCTCGAGCGCACGGATCTCCGTCGTATACCGCGTCTGGCCGTCCTGCCCTTCCCACTGCCGGTACTCGATCCGGCCTTCCACGTAGACGCGGTCGCCCTTGCGCAGGTAGCGCTCGCAGATCTCGGCGAGGCGGTCCCAGCAGACCACTCGATGCCACTCCGTCTTCTCCTGCTGGTCGCCGGCGCGCGTCGTCCACCGGCGGCTGGTCGCGACGGAGAGCGTCGCCACCCGCGTACCCGTGTTCGTCGACCGCACTTCCGGGTCCGCGCCCAGGTTTCCGATGAGTGTCGCCTTGTTCAGACTGCGCGCCATTCCCGCCTCCCCGATGATCGACTCGAAGGTCCATGGTGGTGGTGATGATGAAGAGGATCAAGGTAACAGGATAGGATCAACGGACCAGCAAGCGGCGCATGACGAGAGCGTCTTCCTTCGGGCCCGCATAGTAGCCGCGCCGCCGTCCGACGATCTCGAATCCCCGGCTTCGGTAGAGATCCTGTGCGCTTCGGTTCCCTTCCCGGACCTCGAGGAAGATCCGCATGACGCCCCGGACCCGCGCTTCATCGAGAACCGCGTCCACCAACTCGCCCCCGATGCCGCGCCGGCGGTCGTCCGGGGCCACGGCGAGGTCGCCCAGTTCCGCCTCCCGCCCGACGAACCACACGGCGGCGTACCCCGCGACGCGCCGCTCTTCGTACACGGCGGAGAGCAGCACCGCGTCGGGGCGCCGGAGCAGGTTCCTGAACGTCCGTTCCGACCACGGCGTGGCGAAGCAGGCCTCCTCGATCTCCGTGACCTGCCCGAGGTCCGACTCGACGAGCGGCCGGATCCTGAGCATCGGC
Above is a window of Candidatus Palauibacter scopulicola DNA encoding:
- the ssb gene encoding single-stranded DNA-binding protein, with protein sequence MARSLNKATLIGNLGADPEVRSTNTGTRVATLSVATSRRWTTRAGDQQEKTEWHRVVCWDRLAEICERYLRKGDRVYVEGRIEYRQWEGQDGQTRYTTEIRALEMIMLGSSGGGGESYSAAEPRQERSDFSEFSNRSVAGEDDLPF
- the rimI gene encoding ribosomal protein S18-alanine N-acetyltransferase, whose protein sequence is MLRIRPLVESDLGQVTEIEEACFATPWSERTFRNLLRRPDAVLLSAVYEERRVAGYAAVWFVGREAELGDLAVAPDDRRRGIGGELVDAVLDEARVRGVMRIFLEVREGNRSAQDLYRSRGFEIVGRRRGYYAGPKEDALVMRRLLVR